The Pseudoalteromonas carrageenovora IAM 12662 DNA window TTACCTAGGTAGAGCGTTAAAAAAGGCTTTCTAAGACCGATTTTAGCGTAATTTAAGGTCAGTTTAAATCTACAAAACACTAGTATTCGTACATTATTAGGTATATCCTGCAATATTATGTATTTATTATCTTGACAGCAGAAAAAGGCACGTTATGGTTCACGTGGTTCGCACGCTCCCCAAAAAACACAAATTGCTTATATTAGGTTTGGTTTCTGCTATTGTTGGCTTAGCCTTTCTTCCTTCTGAAAAAGCCACTGCATCCAAAGACAATAGTGCAAATGCACTAGAGATTGGTAAACGCTACGAGTTACAAGTAAAAGTTGATGGCAACGAAAAATTAACTGAGCTAAATTCAGAGCAAGCAGCAGAAAAGTTACCAGAATACGACTTTGTCGATCATAAAGTTAAAAATGGCGACAATTTAGCAATTATCTTCAAGCGAGCTGGCTTTTCAGCGCAAACGCTTCATAAACTAATTAACACTAATGCAGAAACACGTAAACTAACCAAAATTCACCCCGGTGAAGTACTTAGTTTTGCTACATCTGAAGATGGCTCTTTAGCACAATTGCGTTACGTAATTTCAAAAACCGATACGCTGTTTGTTACATTAAATGACGAAGGTAACTACGATACAGCAATCGACAGCAAAGAAATTGAAACACTTACCAAAACCGCTGGCGGTGAAATATCTAACAATTTTTGGACGTCTGCAATTGCAGCTGGTTTAAGTGAACGCCAAATAATGAACTTTGCGGATATTTTTGGTTGGGATGTCGATTTTGCAAACGACATTCGCAAAAATGATCAGTTTGGTTTAATTTACGAGTCTCACTATGTTGATGGCGAGTTTATTGGTACTGGTAAAATTATTGCCGCTGAATTTATTAACCAAGGTCAGCGCTTTGCAGCTATTCGCCACACCGACGGCAATTTTTATACGCCCGAAGGTCGTAGCATGAAAAAAGCATTTTTACGCGCGCCGGTAAACTTTAAATATATTAGCTCAAGCTTTAACCCTAAGCGTTTACATCCAGTTACCGGGCAAGTAAGAGCTCATCGCGGTATTGACTACGCAGCACGTACAGGCACGCCTGTAGTTGCATCAGGTAACGGTAAAGTAATTAAAGCAGGTTACAGCAAATATAACGGTAATTATGTATTTATCAGCCATGGTACACAGTACGTAACTAAGTACTTACACCTTAACAAAAAACTGGTTAAAACCGGCCAAAAAGTTAAGCAAGGCGATAAAATTGGTACTGTTGGTTCAACAGGTCGCGTAACAGGCGCTCACTTACACTATGAGTTTTTAGTTAACGGTGTTCACCGTAACCCGAAAACCGTTAAGCTTCCGAAGTCAGAGCCACTACCTCGCTCAGAGCTTGCTAAGTTTAAACCTATTGCTGATAACTTTATTGCACAGCTAGAGCGCAATCGCGAACTACAGCTAGCACTTAAGTAACGTTAAGTTATAGATAATAAAAAAGCCTTTGCTGGGTAACCCGCAAAGGCTTTTTTCGTGTTTTTTATTAGTTCATTTATTAGTTCATTTATTAGTTCATTTATTAGTTCATTTATTAGTTCATTAATACATAAATAAGCTGCACTACTATAGACACCATAACAAGCGGCCAAATATATTTGCTGTATTTGGTTGCTCCCTCCAGCCCCATTTTACTTTGATACTTTTCTAGTAACGGAATAAGCACTGCTAGGGCTACAAACAAGCAAATTAAAATAACAAATATGTTCATAGCGATTCCTACGGCAACTCATGACCTTTAGCACTTACGTAAAGTGCATACCAATGTTCGCGGCTTAGCTCTACGTTTACAGCATCACAAGACGCTGCAATTCGCTTAGCGTTAGTTGTGCCAATAATTGGCTGTATAGATGCAGGATGGCGTAACAACCATGCTAGTACGATAGCTTCTGGCGAAGTTTCGTAAAGTGCGGCAAGTTTATTAACTAGTATGCTGGTATTTATATCGGCTTGCGATGCATTTGATAAGTCGCTTCCTGTATATAAACCTTGGCACAAACTACCCCAACTTTGTATTTGAATATCAAAATGGCGGCAATATTCAACACTGCCAGGGGTAAAGTTTAGGTCTTTACCATCAGCATTGCCTGCATAAACACCTTCATCAACAAACTGGTGTTTTTGTAAGCTTGCTTCAATTTGATTAGCCACTATTGGCATATCGAGTGCATGCTGTAAAAAGTTCATCTGATGTTGCTGCATATTCGATACAGCAAAATTACGCACTTTGCCGCTTTCTTGTAAGCAGCTAAATATTTGCGCTATTTCGTCTACTTCCATAAGCGGATCTGGACGGTGTAGCATAAGTACATCGAGGTAATCTGTGTTTAAACGCTTTAGCGAGCCTTCAACTGACTCCTCAATCCATTTTGCTGAGAAGTCATAACGCTTAGGTCCTTGCTCGTCTTCAAAGCGAATACCGCACTTAGATTGAATATACATTTTTTCTCTAAGCTCTGGGCGCTCACTTAATGCTTTACCAAAAACCTGCTCTGCTTTACCAAAGGTATAAATGTCAGCATGGTCAAAAAAGTTAATTCCGCCTTCAAAGGCATTATCTATACATTCATGAGTTTGTTTTAGGTGTGCACTAGTAATTGCATCTTTGTTCCAACCACCGCCTAAACCCATGCAACCAAATACAAGTTTACTAACATGAGGTAAGTGTTTTGCTAAAGGTGTGTGAAGCATGATAACCGTCCTTAAAGTTTAGAAGAGTCATCACTGTAAACAAAAACGCTGTATCTATCTACAAATTAGGCACAAAAAAAGCGCAGTAAACTGCGCCTAATGGTTGGTTTAATTTTAAAACGAGAGCTTAGCCAACAAGTGCTAGCAATATACCAGCAGCTACTGCGCTACCTAAAACACCGGCTACGTTTGGCCCCATTGCGTGCATAAGTAGAAAGTTATGTGGGTTATTTTCAAGCCCTACTTTATTAACTACTCGAGCAGCCATTGGTACAGCCGACACTCCCGCTGCGCCAATTAATGGATTAATAGGGGTTTTAGAAATTTTATTTAAGCCTTTTGCCATAAATACGCCCGAAGCTGTACCAATTGCAAAAGCCAATGCACCAAGTACTAAAATACCAATAGTCTCAACTGTTAAAAACTTATCTGCTGCTAGTTTTGAGCCAACAGCTAAGCCTAAAAATATAGTGGTTATATTGATGATTTCGTTTTGAGCGCTATTACTTAATCTATCTACAACACCCGACTCACGCATTAAGTTACCTAAACAAAACATACCAACAAGCGGTATAGCCGCAGGTAAAAACATCGCAGTTAAGCTAAGCACCATTAGAGGAAATACAATTTTCTCTTTTTTAGATACTTTGCGCAGCTCAGGCATTTTAATTTGACGCTCTTGAGGTGTTGTTAGCGCACGCATAATTGGCGGTTGAATAATTGGTACAAGTGCCATGTAAGAGTATGCCGCTACAGCTATTGCACCAAGTAAATCTGGTGCAAGCTTCGAGGCTAAAAATATTGCTGTAGGGCCATCGGCACCACCAATAATGGCAATAGCTGAGGCATCTTGTAAGGTAAATTCAAAACCAGGCACATAGTTTAATAGTATTGCACCAAACAACGTTGCAAAAATACCAAACTGCGCAGCAGCACCAAGTAATAACATACGCGGATTAGCAATTAGCGCACTAAAGTCTGTTAATGCCCCCACGCCCATAAAGATTAATAACGGGAATATTCCCGTATCAATACCAACGTAATAAACGTAGTAAAGTAAACCACCGGGATCTGACAAACCCGCCACAGGAATATTAGTAAGTATTGCGCCAAAGCCAATAGGCAGTAGTAACAGTGGCTCAAAGTTTTTAGCAATTGCTAAAAACAATAATAAGCACCCTACTGCAATCATTACCAAACCAGGAAACGTAAAGTTAGCAATACCTGTAGCATGCCAAAGGTTTAAAAGTGCTTCCATTTAAACTCTCCCTTAAGCTAACGCTATAATTGCGTCGCCTGTTGTTACCGAGTCACCCTCAGAAACAAGCACTTCAGCTATAGTACCGGTATGCATTGCACGTACTTCGGTTTCCATTTTCATGGCTTCCATAATTACAACTACATCACCTTCGTTAACTACTTGGCCCGCTTTTACTTTTACTTTAAAAATATTACCGGCTAATGGTGCATTCAAAGTTTCGCCAGAAGCAACCGATGCAGACTGAGGTAAATGCTCAGAGTCTTTAAGGGTTACTTCTTTAAGCTCTCCGCCTTGCGCTACAACTACATCATAAACTTTACCATCTACCTTAACGCTGTATTGCTCTGCTTTTACGCTATTTTTACCTGCTGGTTTTGCAGCCGGTTTATTCGCTTCATCGTCAGCACTTGGTACTGCTTCAAACGCATCTGGGTTATTACGGTTTTTAATAAATTTAAGGCCAACTTGTGGGAATAACGCATAAGTTAGTACATCGTCTATTTGATCATCACAAAGCGTTAAGCCTTGCTCTTTTGCCTCTTTAAGTAACTCAGCTTCAAGCGTTGCAAGTTCTGGCTGTATCTTATCAGCAGGACGACATGTAATAACTTCGCTACCATCAAGCACTCGCTCTTGCAGCTCTTTGTTCATAGGTGCTGGCGTTAAGCCATACTCACCTTTTAGTACACCGGCAGTTTCTTTGGTAATTGTTTTGTAACGCTCGCCAGTAAGCACATTAAGTACAGCTTGTGTACCTACAATTTGCGATGTTGGTGTTACAAGTGGAATAAAGCCTAAGTCTTCACGTACACGTGGGATCTCAAGTAACACTTCATTTAGCTTATCGGCAGCGCCTTGCTCTTTAAGTTGGTTTTCCATGTTAGTTAACATGCCACCAGGTACTTGAGCTAATAAGATTCGTCCATCAACCCCTTTAAGGCTACCTTCAAACGCAGCGTATTTTTTACGTACGTCCCTAAAGTAAGCCGCTATCTCTTCAAGCTGATTTAAATCAAGCTCGGTATCGCGAGCAGTTCCTTCAACAATCGCTACAATAGTTTCTGTTGCAGAGTGACCATAAGTCATACTCATAGAAGAAATAGCGGTATCAAGCATATCAATACCTGCATCAATTGCTTTTTGATACGTTGCAGTACTTAGCCCCGTAGTAGCATGACACTGCATAGCAATAGGAACAGACACAGTTTCTTTAAGTGCTTTGATAAGCTCTTCTGCATCGTATGGCTTTAATAAACCCGCCATATCTTTAATACAAATTGAGTGACAACCCATATCTTCAAGCTGTTTTGCAAGAGTGAGCCACATATCAAGCGTATGGACTGGGCTTACTGTATACGAAATAGTACCTTGCGCATGCGCGCCAACTTTAACAGCCGCCTTAATTGCAGTTTCTAGGTTACGTACGTCGTTCATTGCATCAAAAATACGAAATACATCAACACCGTTTTTGTGTGCGCGCTCTACAAACTTTTCAACTACGTCATCAGCATAATGGCGGTAACCTAATAGGTTTTGGCCGCGTAATAGCATTTGCTGTTTAGTGTTTGGCATTGCCTTTTTAAGTGCACGAATACGCTCCCACGGATCTTCACCTAAATAACGAATACATGAATCAAATGTTGCGCCGCCCCATGATTCAATCGACCAATAACCTGCATCATCTAACTTGCTTGCAATAGGAAGCATGTCGTCTAAACGCATACGTGTTGCTAATAAAGACTGGTGAGCGTCGCGTAATACTAATTCTGTTAATTTTAATTTAGCCATGTGTGTGCCCCTTAGTTATTATTTGATTTGTACTGAGCAATGGCAGCACTAATAGCAGCGATGTGCTCACTAGGCACACCTTGAGATTTAAAAGACGGTGATTTAACTGGTGTTGTCACTTCTGGTTCACTAAAACGCGCAACCAAGTTAGACATAAGAACAACCGCACCAATTAATATCGACAAAAATACAAACACCCCAACCATACCGGTTAGCATTAAGCTACCTGCAGTTGTAAGTAGAGCACCTATATCCATTACTCTCCCCCTTAAAACCCACATCGAAATAAAAAATCGATTTATTTAAATAATTATTCACCGGATGATAACAAAACTAATAGCTTTGTCTACACCTTGTAAATTGGTAAAACCAATTAAAATAAAAATAACATATCACCCCCTTGGTTAACATAGCTAAAACAGCCATAAACACCGCTACGTATAGATGATAAAAATAATGGTTATAGGCAAAGGTTATATCCATAACTTTAACAATCCATAAATACCATTAAAAATAGCGCGTTACAGGTATAGTAATGTTAAAGCCAATTGATAAAATGTAAATTGGTCTTACCAAAAAATGTTAAACTTAGCTATCTATATATCTTGTTTACTAAAATTACATAGGTGTGAATAAGTTACATAACAAAGCGTAAAAATTACTAAGCCAATAGTCACCTATAATTATCAAAAAACAATTAAGCAATTGATAAATAACAATAAAATAAGCTGGCATGTAACTGGCATTAGTTATTTCGAACGATTTGATAAACCAAGGAGAAGACAATGTTACGCTGGACAATCACATTTTTAGTTATTGCTTTAATCGCTGCAGTGTTAGGTTTTGGTGGCATCGCAGGTGCCGCAGCTGGTATAGCAAAAATTATATTTTTTATCTTTTTAGTACTTTTAGTGATTTCATTAGTTTCAGGTGCGCTACGTGGCAAATCACCCAGGTAGATAAGGCATACGACTAACAAACACTAAATTAATTAATACTTACAAGGAATTACACTATGAACTCTACAACTTTAAAAGCAGCACTAATCGCAGTATTTGCAGGTTTTTTCATGATGGGTTGTGAAGACAACCACGCAGAAGAGGCTGGTGAGCGCATTGATGAAGCAGTAACTGACGTGCAAAACTCTGTTGAAGATGCATGTGAAAATGTAAAAGAAGGCGTTAACGCAGAAGAAACTAACTGTTAATTCTTCGCCTTTAGAAAAAAGCGGCTTACGAGCCGTTTTTTTGTGCCTGCAATAAAATCCTCACTTTAAAGCTGCTCATTTAGGGGCTTACTGTTAAAATGTCAAAAAATACGCTTTAAGTAAATACAATATGGCATTCACAACTACCTACACGCTTGATAAACCTTATTTTTACGAGTGCTTTGACGAGTCACTTCCTTATAGTAAACGCGCCAAACCCAAGTATTTTTTACTAGTACTACTTATTGCGCTTGGTTTATTTGGGATTTATGGATTGGACGATCATTACCTAGGTACATTTATGATCATGTTAGCCGTGCTGGAATGCGTAGCATTTTACTACCGCCGACCTTGGTGGGTTACTAGGCAAATGTTTAGCAGAGCATCAGGCTCCGAGGTTACGCTCACTTTTGATGATGAAGGGATTAAATCCTCTAATCATTACAAAAGCTACCAACTAGCATGGCAAGATATAACTGAGGTAGTAAATACACCAAACGGTTTGTTAATTAAAAATAAAAGCGGTATGCAATACATCTCAAAACAAATACTAAGCCCAGAAACACTCGATTTTATAAACAAAAAAGCCACTCAGTGAGTGGCTTTTTAACTAGCTGAGTAAATTACTCAACTACGTATACGTGTTGATTAAGCATTGCCCGGATTAGGGTTCGACTTCTCAGCTTGTATGCGCATGTAAATCTCTTCACGGTGCACAGATACGTCTTTAGGTGCATTAACACCAATTCGAACTTGATTTCCTTTAACACCTAGAACGGTAACTGTTACTTCGTCACCAATCATTAGGGTTTCACCTACTCTACGAGTTAGCATTAGCATTCTCTTGCTCCCATGTTCCAATAAAAATTATAAGATTCCGCTTAAACATATTAATGAAAAATCGATTGAAAAGTAAGTAAAAACTCCCAAACTACTCATTTTCCGTTAAAAATGTTTTATGTAATGCACGAACAGCCAACTCTAGGTACTTTTCATCTATTAAAACTGAAATTTTAATCTCTGACGTAGAGACTAAAACCACGTTAATATTTTCCTGCGCTAATGCATCAAAAAATAAACTAGCTACACCAGAATGCGATTTCATACCCATTCCAACAGCAGACACTTTAGCCACTGTGGTTAATCCGCTAATATTATCAGCGCTTAATTGAGCTTGTTGCTCAGTAATTAATTCAAGCGCTTGCAGATAGTCATTCGAGTGCACAGTAAAAGCATAGTCTATTTTTTCAAAGTTATGATTATCTTGATTAATCATATCTATTTCGACGCCATTATCGGCAAAAAGTTTCAAAATTTTTGCAAGGTACTGAGTGCTGCTTGGCATACCTTGTACCTTAATTAAACATTCGTCGCGATTAAACGCAATACCCGAAACAACCTTACTTGGCATATCGCTTTCCTCAAAGCTAATTAATGTGCCTTCATCAGGGTTAAAGCTTGAAAGCACCCTAAGCGGAACATTGTGTTTACCTGCCGCCTCAACAGAGCGAATGTGCAATACTTTAGCGCCTAAACTGGCCATCTCTAGCATTTCAGCAAAGGTTACTTGGCTCATTCGCCGTGCATTAGGTTCAACACGAGGATTTGTAGTATATACGCCATCAACGTCTGTATAGATCTGGCATTCATCGGCTTTTATTGCGCCGGCAATTTCTACTGCTGAGGTATCTGTGCCACCACGGCCAAGCGTTGTAATATTGCCTTCTACATCACGCCCCTGAAAACCCGCAATAATAGCAATGCGGTTATGTTCAAGCTCATGCTTTAAACGCGTAGCAGCAATGTCCTCAATTCGGGCTTTGCCAAACATGTTGTCGGTTTGAATATTAACTTGATCAGCAAGTAGGCTTACGGCCGAATGGCCACGCTTTATAATAGCCATAGCTAGAAGCGATACAGACACCTGCTCTCCGGTGCTAATTAATACATCTAGTTCACGGCTACTCGGGCGAGTATCAATTTGTTTGGCGAGATTAATTAAGCGGTTGGTTTCTCCCGACATAGCCGAGAGCACCACAACCACTTGATGTCCTTGTTGCCTAGTTTTAACAACAAGGTCGGCGACCGCCTCTATTCGCTCTACTGAGCCAACTGAAGTGCCGCCATATTTTTGGACAATAAGTGCCACGTAATCTTAAACTTTCTCGGTTACCCAAGCTGTTACGCTATCAAGCGCTACGTTTAAGTTTTCAGGCTGAGAACCACCCGCTTGAGCCATATCAGGACGGCCGCCGCCTTTACCGCCGACTTGAGAAGCCATGTGGTTTACAAGCTCACCGGCTTTAACTTTACCTGTTAAGTCTTTAGTTACACCGGCAATTAGGCTTACTTTGTCGCCACTGGCAACACCGAGGGCAATAACACCTGAGCCAATCTTGTTTTTAAGGTCGTCAACCATACCGCGAAGCGCTTTAGACTCAGTACCTTCAACGTTTGCAACTAATAGCTTAACGCCATTAATTTCTACTATCGAATCAAGTAAAGACGCACCTGCAGCACTTGCTAGCTTGTCGTTAAGCTGAGCAATTTGCTTTTCAAGGCCTTTAGACTTTTCAAGAAGCGCTGTTACTTTTTCAAGTACTGATGCGCTATCGCCTTTAACAAGCGCTGCAACATCGTTAAGCTGTTGCTCTTGCTCGCTTACATACGCTACGGCATCTGCGCCAGTTACTGCTTCTATACGGCGAACGCCTGCAGCAATACCGCTTTCAGATACAATTTTGAATAAACCAATATCACCAGCTCGCTCAACGTGTGTACCACCACAAAGCTCAATTGAGTAATCACCAATAGTTACTACACGTACTTCGTCGTCGTACTTTTCGCCAAACAACGCCATAGCACCTTTCGCTTTAGCATCATCAATTGCCATAAGTTCAGTGTTAAGTGCAAAGTTACGACGAATTTCGTCATTAACTACACGCTCGATTTCACGTAACTCATCTTTTGTAACAGCTTCAAAGTGCGAGAAATCAAAACGTAAACGGTCAGCTTGAACTAGCGAGCCTTTTTGGCCTACATGTTCACCTAACAACTGACGAAGCGCTTCATGTAAAATATGCGTAGCTGTGTGGTTTTTCTTGATGCTATCACGACGTGCGTCATCAATAGTGGCATCTACTTTATCGTTAACACCAATACGCCCTTGTACTGTACCGTGGTGCGCAAATGCATTACCAAGTTTAGTGGTGTTAGTAACATTAAACTCGCCACCAGCAACGCTAATAGTACCAGTATCGCCAGTTTGACCGCCCGATTCTGCGTAAAACGGTGTGCGGTCTAGTATTACAATGCCTTCTTGGCCATCTTCTAATAACTGAACGGCTTCGCCACCGGCAAAAATTTCTACCACTGTCGCGCTATGGTGCGTGCTGTCGTAGCCCTTAAACTCAGTTAGTTTTTCTGATTTTAATTGCTCGTTGTAATCTGCACCAAATTTACCTGCTTGCTGTGCAGTTTTACGCTGTACAGCCATGCATTCTTCAAAGCCTTTATGATCGATCGTCATTTGGCGTTCACGTGCAACATCGGCGGTTAAATCGGCAGGGAAACCATACGTGTCGTAAAGTTTAAATACTAAATCACCTGGGATCACATCGCCTTTAAGGTCACTTAAGCTTTCTTCTAAAATAGCTAAGCCACGTTCAAGTGTTTTACCAAATTGCTCTTCTTCAATGCGTAATACTTTTTCAATAATTTCTTGCTGCTTAGCAAGCTCTGGGTACGCTTGACCCATTTGCTCAATAAGTGCAGCAACTAATTTAAAGAAAAACGCGCCTTGTGCACCTAACTTATTACCATGGCGAACCGCACGGCGAATAATACGACGAAGTACGTAACCACGGCCTTCGTTAGATGGCATAACACCGTCTGAGATTAAAAACGCACATGAGCGAATATGATCTGCTACTACGCGAAGTGACTTATCGTCCATATCTTGCGCGTTAGTTACGCTTGCAGCTGCTGCAATTAAGCCTTGGAACAAATCGATTTCATAGTTTGAATGCACGCCCTGCAAAATAGCAGAAATACGCTCAAGGCCCATGCCTGTATCAACAGATTGCTTAGGTAATGGCAGCATAGTACCGTCGCTTTGACGGTTGTACTGCATAAATACGAGGTTCCAAATTTCAATAAAGCGGTCGCCGTCTTCCTCTGGAGTGCCTGGAGGTCCACCCCAAATGTGCTCACCGTGATCGTAAAATATTTCAGAACACGGACCACACGGGCCTGTATCACCCATAGACCAAAAGTTGTCTGAGGTAGCAATACGAATAATGCGATCTTCACTTAAGCCAATATCTTTTGACCAGTACTCAAATGCTTCTTCATCGTCGTGATAAATAGTAACAAGTAGTTTTTCTTGAGGTAATTTAACAACCTCAGTTAAAAACTCCCACGCAAACTTAATTGCTTCTTGCTTGAAGTAATCACCAAAGCTGAAGTTACCTAACATTTCAAAAAATGTATGGTGGCGCGCCGTGTAACCAACGTTTTCTAAATCGTTATGTTTACCACCGGCACGTACACAACGCTGCGAGCTTGTCGCACGTGTATATGGGCGTGATTCCGCGCCTAAAAATACATCTTTAAACTGCACCATACCGGCGTTGTTAAATAACAACGTGGCATCGTTACCCGGAATAAGCGAGCTTGAAGGTACAACTTGGTGTTGTTTGCTGGCAAAAAAGTCTAAAAACTGTTGCCTAATTTGTGCGGTAGTCATGTGCTGCATTTGAAAGTCTCACCTGTATTTACTGTGCTTGCATTGCAAAATTAATTTCATCGTAGCTAAACCCTCGATACATTAAGTAGCGCACGCGCTTAGCTTTGTCTTTGTAATCGAGATTTGGCGGTGTATCCGAATATTTTTTGTTGTACGCGTCCTGCGCCAGCTCAAACCAATCTATTTCAAGCTCTTCAACTACTCTTTCAAGTAGCGAACGGTCAATCCCTTTGCCCATGGCTTCGCTTTGAATACGCTTAAGCCCGTGGCATTTAAATATGTGTTTTCTTACAAAGCCTTCACAGTATCGCTGCTCATTAATAAAATTGTGCTCTTCGCACCAATTAAGCAGGTTTTCGATAAACTCGTCTGTGGCTTCTTTTTGCCGTAGTTTTTGCGTTAACTCACGGCGCGAATACTCTTGGCGCCCTAGTAACCAAAGTACATAATTTTTTAGCTTTTGCTTTAACTTATCATCCATTAAGCG harbors:
- the alaS gene encoding alanine--tRNA ligase codes for the protein MQHMTTAQIRQQFLDFFASKQHQVVPSSSLIPGNDATLLFNNAGMVQFKDVFLGAESRPYTRATSSQRCVRAGGKHNDLENVGYTARHHTFFEMLGNFSFGDYFKQEAIKFAWEFLTEVVKLPQEKLLVTIYHDDEEAFEYWSKDIGLSEDRIIRIATSDNFWSMGDTGPCGPCSEIFYDHGEHIWGGPPGTPEEDGDRFIEIWNLVFMQYNRQSDGTMLPLPKQSVDTGMGLERISAILQGVHSNYEIDLFQGLIAAAASVTNAQDMDDKSLRVVADHIRSCAFLISDGVMPSNEGRGYVLRRIIRRAVRHGNKLGAQGAFFFKLVAALIEQMGQAYPELAKQQEIIEKVLRIEEEQFGKTLERGLAILEESLSDLKGDVIPGDLVFKLYDTYGFPADLTADVARERQMTIDHKGFEECMAVQRKTAQQAGKFGADYNEQLKSEKLTEFKGYDSTHHSATVVEIFAGGEAVQLLEDGQEGIVILDRTPFYAESGGQTGDTGTISVAGGEFNVTNTTKLGNAFAHHGTVQGRIGVNDKVDATIDDARRDSIKKNHTATHILHEALRQLLGEHVGQKGSLVQADRLRFDFSHFEAVTKDELREIERVVNDEIRRNFALNTELMAIDDAKAKGAMALFGEKYDDEVRVVTIGDYSIELCGGTHVERAGDIGLFKIVSESGIAAGVRRIEAVTGADAVAYVSEQEQQLNDVAALVKGDSASVLEKVTALLEKSKGLEKQIAQLNDKLASAAGASLLDSIVEINGVKLLVANVEGTESKALRGMVDDLKNKIGSGVIALGVASGDKVSLIAGVTKDLTGKVKAGELVNHMASQVGGKGGGRPDMAQAGGSQPENLNVALDSVTAWVTEKV
- a CDS encoding regulatory protein RecX; translated protein: MDDKLKQKLKNYVLWLLGRQEYSRRELTQKLRQKEATDEFIENLLNWCEEHNFINEQRYCEGFVRKHIFKCHGLKRIQSEAMGKGIDRSLLERVVEELEIDWFELAQDAYNKKYSDTPPNLDYKDKAKRVRYLMYRGFSYDEINFAMQAQ